The DNA segment ACGATGAACGACCTTGTCGCGTCCGTGAAGGCGACCGGCGCGCTCGGCGTCGTCGGCGTCTTCCTGCCCCAGGACGACGGCGCGCCGACCGAGCTGACCAGGCAGGGCAAGCTCCCGTTCGACTTCGGGCAGTTCTGGTTCAAGGGGCAGCGCATGGGAACCGGCCAGGCGAACGTGAAGGCCTACAACAGGTATCTGGCCGACCTGATCGCCAAGGACAAGGCGTCTCCCTCGTGGATCGTGTCCCACGAGGTACCTCTGGAAAGGGCGCCTGAGGCCTACCGCAACTTCGACGACAGGGTCGAAAGCTGGACAAAGGTGATCCTGAAACCCTGACCTCACCGAGCAGGGAGGCATCGCGGGGCGGGCAAAATGGACGGATCTCGCGCGATCGCGGTGAGGAAGTCGTTGAACGCCACGCTGGAGCGGTTGACGCGGCCGGTGTCCTCGGCACTCATACTGCGCACAAGGACAACGGCGACGGCGACCGTGCCGTCATCCCTGCGGATCTCCGTTCCCCTCGCGAGTACGCCCGGCGCGTTGCCTCCCTTGGCGCCGATCGCGAGCAGGCCGGGCTCCGGTTCGGGGACTCGCTCCACGATTCCGCGCGCGATGGCCGCGCCGGGGAAAGTGCCGTGCGCGATGGCCGACCACAGCGAGGCGAGCTGGCGAGCGGTGCCGCCGGGGCCACCTTCGACGAACGCGGGTTCGTCCGCTCCCTTCGGCACCTGACGTGAGTCCACATCAGCCCTGAAGGCGGAGTCGTAGGCATAGCGGCGGGCGATCTCCCACTCCGCTGCCCGCCGCGCTGCCCTTCCTCCTTGCCTCGGCAGTAGCTCAGGAGTGAAGAAGGAGACGGTGAGGCCGGTCGTGCTCGGCAACTCCGGGTCGGCCCATCCGACCGCGCCGGCCGCTCGGGTCAAGGCATCGTCGCCAAGCAGGTCCCTGAGGTAATCGGGGGCGGCATTGTCACTTCTGACGATCATGCGGCTCACCACCTGGCCGAGGGTGACGACCTGGCCGGGATCCCGCGCTCGCATCCCGTTTCTCGGAACACCGAGGTCGTCGAGCGCGTCGGCGTGTGCCTGTTCTCCGCCGCCGAGGACGGCCCAGCGTTCCCAGTCGCCGACCCTGACCGGATCGCCAGGCGAAACGGTCCCTTCGGCGACCGCCATCGCGTAGGCGACGAGGTTCAATACCTTGCCTGCCGAGGCCATCGGCTGGACCTCGTGTGCCCTGCGCTCGACGATCCGGCCACGGCCGTCGTCGGCCACGAGGGCGACGTCCCCTGGATGCGCGCCGAGATAGCCCACCCAGCCCTCGACCGACCCCACATCCGGACGCGCGGGGGAACAGGATCGCTCCGGCTGGGCGGGCGCGGAGCACGCCGTCGCCGCGAACAGGACCACGAATGCCGACAGCACGGCACGGCGCGCGTACTCCCGACGTCTCGTTGCCTCCACCCCTGATTCTGGACATGTCCGTCGCCGTGGGACAAGTCGTGCCGGATTGTCAAGGTCCTTTCGATGTGCGCCGGACGGGGTGTTTGTTTCAGCCGAATCATGTCTTTTTCAAGTTAATCATTGACGAAGATCCGCTGAGCCGGAATCGTGCGGCGTCACCACCTTCCCGGACGAAAGGTGTTGTTCCGCGATGAGATCCCGTCTCCTTCTGGCAGTGTTCGCGCTCGTGGCCGCGTTCGCCGCGACACCGGCCACCGCCGCTCCCGCACAGGTCACCGCCCCGAGCGACGCCTGCTACTCCTGGGACCGCACCCTCTCCGAAGGCGCGTCGGGCGAGGACGTACGCCAACTGCAAATCCGGGTGGCAGGCTATCCGGGGCGCGATGCCGTGCTGGCGATCGACGGGGAGTTCGGCCCGGCGACCGCGGCGGCGGTGTCCCGGTTCCAGCAGGCGTACGGACTCGGCGGCGACGGGGTCGCCGATCAGTCCACGTTCGACAAGATCTACGAGCTACAGGACGACGACTGCACCCCGGTGAACTTCGACTACGGCGAGCTGAACAACTGCAACTCCGACTGGTCGGGCGGCAATGTCCCGGCGGCCGAGGCGAAAGCCAACGCGCTCGTTTCGATGTGGAAGCTACAGGCCATGCGGCACGCCATGGGCGACCAGCCGATCGTGGTCAACGGCGGTTTCCGCAGCGTGTCGTGCAACGACGCGGTCGGCGGCGCACCCGCCAGCAGGCACCTCTTCGGCGACGCCGTCGATCTCGGTGCCGGTTCACAGGGATTCTGCGCGCTCGCCCAGCAGGCACGGGACCACGGTTTCCGCGAGATCCTCGGCCCCGGCTACCCCGGCCACGACGATCACGTCCACGTCGCGCACCGCAGCGGAAAACTCTGGTCTGCACCCAGTTGCGGAATGTGAGCTACCGGCCATCCACAACGGACGGCCGGTAGCGAATCCTCAGCCGTTGACGAAACCGAGACTTGTCTCGTCGTAGCGAGGACCGGCGACCCGCTCGGCCGGCGCGGCGGCCTCGATCGCTTCGACATCCTCAGTGGACAGTTCGACGGCGAGTGCCCCCACGTTCTCCTCAAGGTTGCGCGTGCGCCGGGTACCGGGAATCGGCACGACGTCCTCGCCCCGGTGCAGCACCCAGGCCAGCGCGAGCTGGCCGGCCGACACGCCCTTCGCCGAGGCGAGTTCGGTCAGTTTCGCGACGATCGCCAGGTTCTGCTCGATGTTGCCGTCGGCGAAGCGAGGCTGCCTCCGCCGCATGTCGTCGGCTGCCAGCTCGTCGACCGAGTTGTAGCGCCCGGTCAGAAAACCCCTTCCCAGCGGCGAGAACGGGACGATCCCAATACCGAGTTCCGCGCATACTGGGGCGATGTCGCTCTCGATGTCACGGGTCCAGAGCGACCATTCGCTCTGCAACGCGGCGATCGGATGCACGGCGTGCGCGCGCCGGATGGTCGCCGCGCTCGCTTCGGACAGCCCGAGATGACGCACCTTTCCCTCGGTCACCAGCTCGGCCATGGCCCCGGCGGTTTCCTCGATCGGCACCGTCGGATCGACCCTGTGCTGGTAGTAGAGGTCGATGTGGTCGACGTCGAGCCTCCGCAGCGACGCCTCGCACGCCTGCCGCACGTATGCGGCGTCGCCCCGGATGAGCGTCGGCTCCCCCAACCGGTTCGCGAAACCGAACTTCGTGGCGATCACGACGTCGTCCCTGCGGCCCGCGACGGCTCTGCCGACCAGTTGCTCGTTGTGCCCCGCACCGTAGAAGTCGGCGGTGTCCAGGAAGTTCACCCCGAGACCGATGGCATGGTGCACCGTCGCGATCGACTGCGCGTCGTCCGCCTCACCGTATGCGTGACTCATCCCCATGCAACCGAGGCCCTGCGCGGACACCGCGAGCTGACCCAGCCGCCGGATGGGAACGCCGATCATCGTGTTGCCTCCTCGACTCGAAACCTGTTCACCCCGGCAACGCTATGTGCTGGAGCGCGCTCCATGGCAAATCGCGAACCGCACCGGCGGGACAGGTAGTCCACAACGGAGCGCTCACATCGAGGGGAAGTAGCCCGCCTTCGCGTTGTCGACCTCGGGAAGCACCTCGATGACGCTGCGAAGGTGATCCCGCATCGCCTTTTCCGCCGCGTCGGCGTCACCGGCACACACCGCGTCGATGATGGTCAGATGCTCCGGCAGGGACACGGCTGGCCGTCCCGGCCGCAGCGCGAGCCGGAACTGGTGGCGGACGTTCTGCCCGCGCAAGCGATGCAGGACGGCACCGGCCGTCGCCTGGCCGCTGAGTTCGAGAATCCGTTCGTGCAGTTGCCTGTTGAGTTCCGAGTAGGCCAGAACGTCGCCATCGGCAACGGCGTCCCGCATCCGCCGCCCGCTCTCGCGCAACGCGCTCCGGTCGGCTTCGGTGGCCCGCTCGGCGGCCTTCGCGGCGCACAGCCCCTCGACCACCATGCGTACCTCGGTGATCTCGACGGCCTCTTCGAGAGACACGACCCGCACCCTGGCCCCACGATTCTGGACGCGCTCGACGAGCCCCTCGCTCGCGAGTTGCACGAACGCGTTGCGCAGCGCCGCCCTGCTCACGCCGAACCGCTCGGAAAGTTCGGCTTCGACGAGCCGCTGGCCCGGCGAGAACTCGCCGCCGGTGATGGCATCCCTGATGGCATCGGCGACTCGCGTCGAGAGTTCGGCCGGACCCCTGTCCTTGCCCCGGTTCTCTGCCGTCACCGCTCGACAATAGGCCCTGGCCCGGCGCGGCGCCTCACGCCCCTGCCGGGCCGAGGTCCCGGTCGCGGGGAAAGACCGTGCCGTCGAAGAGTTTGCGCGCGGTGCGGACCACGGTCGAACGCAGGATCCGGGGTTCGGCCGATGCGGCGAAGGTGACGCCGACGGCGAGGCTTCCCTCGGGATGCTCGATCTCCATGGCGCCGCCATCCGGTGGCCGGACGAGCAGTTCGTGTCCGGCCGCGCCGTCGAGCAGCAGCGCCGACAGCACGCTCACCCCGCCGAGAACGCCGATCGAGGGATGCGGCTTGAGCGGAATGAAGGTCCTCGCGCAGATCGCGCCCCCGCTTCTCGGCGCGGCCACCAGACTGGTCTTGGGAACGGATGCCGCGCTGACGTCACCGAGTCCCATCAGCGCGCCCGCTTCGAGGCGCAGCGACTGGACGCGCTCGGCGAGCGCGTCGTCGGCACCGAGTTCGGCCACGGACTCGTATCCGGTGATGCCGAGGTCGCTCGCCCTCGCGACGACGACCGGCATTCCGTTGTCGATACAGGTGACCTCGACGCCGCGGATCTCGTCGGTCACCCTTCCCGTCGGGAGCAGGGTTCCGCACACGGAACCCTCGGTGTCGGCGAAGTCGAGTTCGACCGGGGCCGCGGTGCCTGGGACACCGGAGATCGCGGTCGATCCCGAGTAATCGACGCGCTCTCCCGGCGTGGGGAACGATGCCACCGCGATCGAATCCGTGTTGACCATGCGTATCCGTACGCTCGTCCGCTCCGCGCCAGGAGACACGATTCCGCGTTCGACGGCGAACTGCCCTACCCCGGCGAGAAGATTGCCGCAGTTCTGCCGATCGGAGACCGTCGCGTCGCCGACACCGAGTTGCAGGAACAGGTAGTCGACGTCGGTGTCCGGCCCTTTCGAAGGCGACACGATCGCGACCTTGCTCGTCACCGGCTGCGCTCCCCCGATGCCGTCGATCTGGCGCGGATCCGGTGTTCCCATGATCCGCAACAGCAGATCGTGCAGGGCGTCCCCGCTGGAGGGCAGGTCCTCGGCGAGGAAGTAGGCGCCCTTCGACGTTCCGCCGCGCATCAACATGCAGCGCACGCCTTCGCTCATGCCAGGTGCGCCGTGACTTGCGGGTACAGCCGGACGTATGCCTCGGCCATGGTGTCGTGCGGCAGCCCGAGGTTCGGTCCCGCGTTGCGCTTGAGCTGCACGCCCCTGCGCCTGGCGAGATCGGTGTAGTAATCCCACATGTGCCGTTGCGCGGGCAGGCACTCCATGGCTTCGCGCTTGCGGTCGAATGCCTCGGTGATGTCCAGCAGCACGTCGGGCTTGAAGTCGCACTGCTCGGGCTGATGCGGCTCGAAGCAGAACACCGGAGGCGCACCGAGCGGTTCTCCCGGCGCGTCGTAGCCGATGGCCTGCGCGAGAACCCTTGCCTGCAAAGCCATGCGCGCGGCCGCGGGGTGGTCGCCGTTGTAGGGATCGGCGAGCGCGTGGGTGAGTACGACACTCGGCGACAGCTCGCGGTAGACGCGCACCAGCCGGTCGACGAGCTCCGGCGACTCGACGAGCGGGTAGTCGCCCGCGTCGAGGAAGCGGATCTCGGCACCGAGGGACGAAGCGGCCTTCTTCGCCTCGTCCTCGCGGATCGCCTTGATCTCCTCCAGCGAATGCCCCTCGCGCCAGGCGCGGGCCGACTCCCCGCGTTCGCCGTAGCTCAGGCACACCACAACGGCTCGGAGGCCGCGCTGGGCGGCGAGAGCGATCGCGCCACCCGCCCTCCACACGAAGTCCCCGGCATGCGCGCTGACCACCAGCAGACTTCCCTCGGTTGCGGACATCCGCCCTCCCATCCATCGACCGCCATCCGCAGACTGACAGAGTGAACACAGAATTGTCAACAATTTGGTTGACCAAATCACCGATACCCGCTCGCCCGCGTGGCGACCCGGGGTCTATTCTTTGACTGACCAATCAGACAATCAACGGGAGGTGTGGTGCCACGACGAGCCGATCCGCAGCGCATCGCCCGGAAAAAAGATGAGATCGCCGTCGCCGCCGGCCGGCTTTTCGCCACCAACGGCTTCGAGCGCACGAGCGTCGCGCAGGTCGCCGCCGCCGCGGGGACGAGCACGGCCAGCGTTTTCTACTACTTCAGCGACAAAGCCGCGCTCTTCCGCGCCGTCTTCGAGCGGGACCTGCCGACGGCGGAAGCACTCGTCGGGCGCTACGCCGACGCGGAAGCGCCCGTCCCCGCGATTCTCGACATGCTCTCCCAGCTCGCGGAAGACGCCGCCGACCCAGCCGCGTCCGGCATGCTCGTGGAGCTGTTGCGCCGCGTCGACCACGATCCCGAACTGCTGGCCGTCGTCATGCGCACGGCGGAGGTGATCCGCGAAGGGCTGGCCACGCTCATCGCGCGCGGCATCGCCGATGGCGACATCGACGCGGAACTCGAACCGGCCGGGACGGCGACCTGGTTGCAGGCCGTCGTCGACGCGACCTACCTCAACGCGAGCCCAGGGCACTCGCCGTTGCCCGAGCTGCGGCGCACCGCACTGGGCTATCTCGCCCCTCGCTGGAAGGAAGAAACGAAAACCCCATGACCGAACACGGCCTCACCATCTCCGTCCCGGCGAGCTGGCTCTGGCTCTTCCGCCTCGCGGGCGGCGCGCTCGGTTTCGGGCTGGCTTTCGTCGTCGGCCCCGTCGTCGACTGGCTGCTCAGCCTCGCGGGCGGCGCGCCCGGCCCACTGCGGCTCGCGGCGGAATTGCCACCAGTGTGGGCCATTCCCGTGCTGACGCTCGCCGGGCTCGGCCTCGGTTTCTGGTTCGCGCGGCAATGGCGCGACGAAGCGGGCCGCATCGAAGTCTCGGCTGAGGGCATCACCGTGCACCGCGGGGGCACCAGCAGGCACGTCGACCGCGCCACGATCAACGCCGTGTTCACCGACGGCAAGGACCTGGTGCTGCTCGACGCCCGCTCCGGCGAGCTGCTGCGAGCCCCGGTCGACGACGTTCTGGTCAGCGGGCTGCGCGCGGCTTGCGACCAGCTCGGCCACCCGTGGAAGGGCACCACCGACCCGCGCGAGGACGCGTTCGTGACCTGGATCGACGG comes from the Prauserella marina genome and includes:
- a CDS encoding D-Ala-D-Ala carboxypeptidase family metallohydrolase — its product is MRSRLLLAVFALVAAFAATPATAAPAQVTAPSDACYSWDRTLSEGASGEDVRQLQIRVAGYPGRDAVLAIDGEFGPATAAAVSRFQQAYGLGGDGVADQSTFDKIYELQDDDCTPVNFDYGELNNCNSDWSGGNVPAAEAKANALVSMWKLQAMRHAMGDQPIVVNGGFRSVSCNDAVGGAPASRHLFGDAVDLGAGSQGFCALAQQARDHGFREILGPGYPGHDDHVHVAHRSGKLWSAPSCGM
- a CDS encoding PIG-L deacetylase family protein; the encoded protein is MSATEGSLLVVSAHAGDFVWRAGGAIALAAQRGLRAVVVCLSYGERGESARAWREGHSLEEIKAIREDEAKKAASSLGAEIRFLDAGDYPLVESPELVDRLVRVYRELSPSVVLTHALADPYNGDHPAAARMALQARVLAQAIGYDAPGEPLGAPPVFCFEPHQPEQCDFKPDVLLDITEAFDRKREAMECLPAQRHMWDYYTDLARRRGVQLKRNAGPNLGLPHDTMAEAYVRLYPQVTAHLA
- a CDS encoding YqeB family protein yields the protein MTEHGLTISVPASWLWLFRLAGGALGFGLAFVVGPVVDWLLSLAGGAPGPLRLAAELPPVWAIPVLTLAGLGLGFWFARQWRDEAGRIEVSAEGITVHRGGTSRHVDRATINAVFTDGKDLVLLDARSGELLRAPVDDVLVSGLRAACDQLGHPWKGTTDPREDAFVTWIDGSATLDTHAHELFRARQRALADKLPGAAEKARDELRDLGFAVRDRKNGQQYRIVTSTA
- a CDS encoding TetR/AcrR family transcriptional regulator; this translates as MPRRADPQRIARKKDEIAVAAGRLFATNGFERTSVAQVAAAAGTSTASVFYYFSDKAALFRAVFERDLPTAEALVGRYADAEAPVPAILDMLSQLAEDAADPAASGMLVELLRRVDHDPELLAVVMRTAEVIREGLATLIARGIADGDIDAELEPAGTATWLQAVVDATYLNASPGHSPLPELRRTALGYLAPRWKEETKTP
- a CDS encoding serine hydrolase, producing the protein MEATRRREYARRAVLSAFVVLFAATACSAPAQPERSCSPARPDVGSVEGWVGYLGAHPGDVALVADDGRGRIVERRAHEVQPMASAGKVLNLVAYAMAVAEGTVSPGDPVRVGDWERWAVLGGGEQAHADALDDLGVPRNGMRARDPGQVVTLGQVVSRMIVRSDNAAPDYLRDLLGDDALTRAAGAVGWADPELPSTTGLTVSFFTPELLPRQGGRAARRAAEWEIARRYAYDSAFRADVDSRQVPKGADEPAFVEGGPGGTARQLASLWSAIAHGTFPGAAIARGIVERVPEPEPGLLAIGAKGGNAPGVLARGTEIRRDDGTVAVAVVLVRSMSAEDTGRVNRSSVAFNDFLTAIARDPSILPAPRCLPAR
- a CDS encoding GntR family transcriptional regulator — translated: MTAENRGKDRGPAELSTRVADAIRDAITGGEFSPGQRLVEAELSERFGVSRAALRNAFVQLASEGLVERVQNRGARVRVVSLEEAVEITEVRMVVEGLCAAKAAERATEADRSALRESGRRMRDAVADGDVLAYSELNRQLHERILELSGQATAGAVLHRLRGQNVRHQFRLALRPGRPAVSLPEHLTIIDAVCAGDADAAEKAMRDHLRSVIEVLPEVDNAKAGYFPSM
- a CDS encoding aldo/keto reductase, encoding MIGVPIRRLGQLAVSAQGLGCMGMSHAYGEADDAQSIATVHHAIGLGVNFLDTADFYGAGHNEQLVGRAVAGRRDDVVIATKFGFANRLGEPTLIRGDAAYVRQACEASLRRLDVDHIDLYYQHRVDPTVPIEETAGAMAELVTEGKVRHLGLSEASAATIRRAHAVHPIAALQSEWSLWTRDIESDIAPVCAELGIGIVPFSPLGRGFLTGRYNSVDELAADDMRRRQPRFADGNIEQNLAIVAKLTELASAKGVSAGQLALAWVLHRGEDVVPIPGTRRTRNLEENVGALAVELSTEDVEAIEAAAPAERVAGPRYDETSLGFVNG
- a CDS encoding 4-oxalomesaconate tautomerase; translated protein: MSEGVRCMLMRGGTSKGAYFLAEDLPSSGDALHDLLLRIMGTPDPRQIDGIGGAQPVTSKVAIVSPSKGPDTDVDYLFLQLGVGDATVSDRQNCGNLLAGVGQFAVERGIVSPGAERTSVRIRMVNTDSIAVASFPTPGERVDYSGSTAISGVPGTAAPVELDFADTEGSVCGTLLPTGRVTDEIRGVEVTCIDNGMPVVVARASDLGITGYESVAELGADDALAERVQSLRLEAGALMGLGDVSAASVPKTSLVAAPRSGGAICARTFIPLKPHPSIGVLGGVSVLSALLLDGAAGHELLVRPPDGGAMEIEHPEGSLAVGVTFAASAEPRILRSTVVRTARKLFDGTVFPRDRDLGPAGA